In the genome of Zonotrichia albicollis isolate bZonAlb1 chromosome 24, bZonAlb1.hap1, whole genome shotgun sequence, one region contains:
- the LOC141731647 gene encoding olfactory receptor 14A16-like: MSNSSSISHFILLALADTWQLQLLHFCLLLGISLAALLGNGLIISAVACGHHLHTPMFFFLLNLALSDLGSICTTVPKAMHNSLWDTRDISYSGCAAQAFLILFFLATEICLLTIMCYDRYVSICKPLHYGTLLGSRACAHMAAAAWASAFLNALMHTANTFSLPLCHGNALGQIFCEIPQILKLSCSKSYLREFGLLAVSACLSFGCFVFIVFSYVQIFRAVLRIPSEQGRHKAFSTCLPHLAVVSLFYSTGTFAHLKPPSMSSPSLDVALSVLYSVVPPALNPLIYSLRNQELKAAVWRLVTGCFQEH; encoded by the coding sequence atgtccaacagcagctccatcagccacttcattctgctggcattggcagacacgtggcagctgcagctcctgcacttctgcctcttgctgggcatctccctggctgccctcctgggcaacggcctcatcatcagcgccgtagcctgcgggcaccacctgcacacgcccatgttcttcttcttgctcaacctggccctcagcgacctgggctccatctgcaccactgtccccaaagccatgcacaattccctctgggacaccagggacatctcctactcaggatgtgctgcccaagcctttctgattttattttttcttgcaaCAGAGATTtgcctcctgaccatcatgtgctacgaccgctatgtgtccatctgcaaacccctgcactacgggaccctcttgggcagcagagcttgtgcccacatggcagcagctgcctgggccagtgcctttctcaatgctctcatgcacacagccaatacattttcccttcccctgtgccatggcaatgccctgggccagatcttctgtgaaatcccacagatcctcaaactctcctgctccaaatcttACCTTAGGGAATTTGGGCTGCTTGCTGTTAGTGCCTGTTTatcatttggttgttttgtgttcattgttttctcctatgtgcagatcttcagggccgtgctgaggatcccctctgagcagggacggcacaaagccttttccacctgcctccctcacctggctgtggtctctctGTTCTATAGCACTGGCACatttgctcacctgaagcccccctccatgtcctccccatccctggatgtggccctgtcagttctgtactcagtggtgcctccagccctgaaccccctcatctacagcctgaggaaccaggagctcaaggctgcagtgtggagactggtgactggatgcttccaggaACATTAA